In a single window of the Coprothermobacter proteolyticus DSM 5265 genome:
- the rbsB gene encoding ribose ABC transporter substrate-binding protein RbsB encodes MERKSVKRVLGVLVTLFLVAGLVVGCTGGTKPEQGQQEQKKIGLVISTLNNPFFVTLRDGAQQKADELGYELVVLDSQNDSSKEYSNVQDILQQGISLLLINPVDSDAVANAVKLANDANIPVITLDRGANGGEVVTHIASDNVAGGKMAGEYIVQQLGGKGKVVQLEGIPGASSARDRGKGFMEAIEGTEIELVASQPADFDRTKGMTVMQNILQAQPEIDAVFAQNDEMALGAVQAIESAGRQGIMVVGFDAIDDALQAIKDGKMAATVAQQPDRIGSLGVEYADKVLKGEEVPTYVPVDLKLITKDNVDTLD; translated from the coding sequence ATGGAAAGGAAGAGCGTGAAGAGGGTACTTGGAGTACTGGTGACATTGTTCCTTGTGGCAGGTTTGGTCGTGGGTTGTACAGGAGGTACAAAGCCTGAACAGGGTCAGCAAGAGCAGAAGAAGATTGGACTTGTGATTTCCACTTTGAACAATCCATTCTTTGTGACTCTAAGGGACGGAGCTCAGCAGAAAGCTGATGAGTTAGGCTATGAACTCGTCGTACTTGATTCTCAAAATGATTCTTCCAAGGAGTATTCAAATGTTCAAGATATTCTTCAGCAAGGAATCAGTTTACTGCTCATAAACCCCGTTGACAGCGATGCTGTAGCCAATGCTGTAAAGCTGGCAAATGATGCTAATATACCTGTCATTACTTTGGACAGAGGAGCCAACGGCGGGGAAGTGGTGACCCACATAGCATCTGACAATGTAGCAGGTGGCAAGATGGCTGGTGAATACATTGTTCAGCAGCTCGGTGGGAAAGGCAAAGTTGTGCAACTCGAGGGCATACCTGGTGCGTCTTCTGCGAGAGACAGGGGTAAGGGTTTCATGGAGGCCATAGAAGGCACAGAAATTGAGCTTGTGGCCTCCCAGCCGGCGGACTTTGACAGGACCAAAGGGATGACTGTTATGCAAAACATTTTGCAAGCGCAACCTGAAATAGATGCCGTATTCGCACAAAACGATGAAATGGCACTGGGTGCTGTCCAAGCAATCGAGTCTGCTGGACGGCAGGGGATCATGGTAGTTGGTTTTGACGCAATTGATGACGCTTTGCAGGCTATAAAAGACGGAAAGATGGCAGCAACGGTGGCTCAGCAGCCGGACAGAATAGGATCTCTGGGCGTTGAATATGCTGACAAAGTGCTCAAAGGTGAAGAGGTACCAACTTACGTGCCTGTCGACTTAAAGCTGATCACAAAGGATAACGTGGATACATTGGACTGA
- a CDS encoding ABC transporter permease: MQSVIGLLGLCIVLSILSPRFLKWGNILNVLTQTSLNAVMAIGMTFVILTGGIDLSVGSILAFSGMVTAGMIHSGLNVWIAILIGLVIGTVLGLVNGLSVTKGNVPPFIATLAMMTMARGATLVYSSGRPKSNLGEAFGFLGQGKILSIPVPVIILFFVFIIAYYVLTQTATGRYIYATGSNEKAAKLSGIKTDYIKLLVYAVSGFTAALTGMVVTSMLDSASPTAGTGAELDAIAAVVLGGTSLSGGQGGVVGTIIGALIIGVLNNGLNLLDVSSYYQQLIKGIVILVAVLIDRRRR, from the coding sequence ATGCAATCGGTTATCGGTCTTCTTGGTCTTTGTATAGTCTTGAGTATACTCTCTCCACGCTTTCTAAAATGGGGTAATATCCTAAACGTTTTGACTCAAACATCGTTGAATGCAGTTATGGCCATCGGAATGACATTTGTGATTCTAACCGGTGGCATAGATCTTTCCGTGGGTTCAATACTCGCGTTCTCTGGAATGGTAACGGCTGGTATGATACATTCTGGACTTAACGTATGGATTGCTATTCTTATTGGCCTAGTTATAGGAACTGTTCTGGGCTTGGTTAACGGCCTGTCGGTAACAAAAGGAAATGTCCCACCGTTTATTGCTACGTTGGCTATGATGACTATGGCTAGAGGGGCGACGCTGGTCTACTCAAGTGGGCGTCCAAAATCAAACTTAGGTGAAGCTTTCGGTTTTCTCGGGCAGGGCAAAATACTATCTATACCAGTTCCTGTAATCATTTTGTTCTTTGTTTTTATTATCGCCTACTATGTTTTGACCCAGACAGCTACCGGGCGTTACATATATGCCACAGGCAGTAATGAGAAAGCAGCTAAATTATCTGGAATAAAAACTGATTACATAAAGCTTCTAGTATATGCTGTGTCCGGTTTCACTGCTGCATTGACAGGTATGGTAGTTACGTCTATGCTTGATTCTGCCTCACCTACTGCTGGGACTGGCGCGGAGCTTGATGCCATAGCTGCTGTTGTACTAGGCGGTACTAGTTTATCTGGAGGACAAGGAGGTGTAGTTGGGACTATTATCGGAGCTCTAATAATTGGCGTGTTAAACAATGGACTTAACTTACTTGACGTCTCCTCGTACTATCAGCAGTTAATAAAGGGCATCGTAATACTGGTTGCAGTGTTAATCGACAGGAGGAGAAGGTAG
- a CDS encoding sugar ABC transporter ATP-binding protein, translating into MPLLEMKGICKQFPGVMALDDVCLTLDSGEVLALLGENGAGKSTLVKILSGVYTMDKGQIKINGDIVDIRNVWDAMKLGIGIIHQELNLIPDLTVYENIFLGREKRNSVTKRIDKSYLKQESKKLLNRLGVDIDVERIVKTLSVAEQQMVEIAKVLSMDCRIIIMDEPTDALTTDEVQNLFKVIRALKCEGKGIILISHKIEEIMEIADRVEVLRDGKYIGTKVVAETNTDELIKMMVGRELKEKFPKVKVPVSDVVLEVRNLSVPGLLHDISFELRKGEVLGIAGLVGAGRTELAKTLFGVYKYSGDVFVEGKKLKLTSTSAAIEAGIVYLTEDRKEEGLFLDKSVSYNMTLATLKVFTGLLGKVDTRKEAQTVSDYVQRLRIKTPSISQTVENLSGGNQQKVLVGKWLMTQPKIMILDEPTRGIDVGAKVEIYNLINELKKNGIAIIMISSELPEILGICDRILVMHEGRITGCLEDNEATQEKIMRYAISTGGMYFEAN; encoded by the coding sequence ATGCCACTTCTCGAAATGAAGGGCATTTGCAAGCAATTTCCCGGTGTGATGGCTCTTGATGATGTATGTCTTACGCTTGACAGTGGAGAAGTCTTGGCATTGCTGGGAGAAAACGGAGCCGGGAAGTCCACTCTGGTGAAAATCTTGAGCGGCGTATACACCATGGATAAGGGTCAAATAAAAATAAATGGTGACATCGTGGACATCAGAAATGTATGGGATGCCATGAAGCTTGGCATAGGCATAATACATCAGGAGTTGAACCTCATACCTGACTTAACAGTTTACGAAAACATCTTTTTGGGTAGGGAGAAGAGAAATTCTGTTACCAAGCGTATTGATAAATCATATTTGAAGCAAGAAAGCAAGAAGTTATTAAATCGGCTCGGGGTCGACATTGATGTTGAAAGAATTGTCAAAACGCTTAGTGTTGCAGAGCAGCAAATGGTAGAAATAGCCAAGGTCCTTTCGATGGACTGCCGAATAATAATCATGGACGAACCCACAGACGCTTTGACTACTGATGAGGTTCAGAACCTTTTCAAGGTCATCCGAGCATTAAAGTGTGAAGGCAAAGGAATCATACTGATTAGCCACAAGATAGAGGAAATAATGGAGATTGCTGACAGAGTTGAAGTTCTGAGAGATGGTAAATACATTGGAACAAAGGTCGTTGCTGAAACTAATACTGATGAACTCATCAAGATGATGGTTGGTAGAGAATTAAAAGAAAAGTTTCCCAAAGTAAAAGTTCCTGTCAGTGATGTTGTTCTTGAAGTGCGTAACTTAAGTGTCCCAGGATTGTTACATGATATAAGTTTTGAACTTAGAAAAGGCGAAGTTCTTGGCATAGCGGGGCTTGTGGGAGCAGGACGTACTGAGCTTGCAAAAACATTATTTGGTGTTTACAAATACAGCGGTGATGTTTTCGTAGAGGGAAAGAAATTAAAGCTTACATCCACAAGCGCTGCCATAGAAGCCGGAATTGTTTATCTGACAGAGGATAGAAAAGAGGAAGGACTTTTCTTGGATAAAAGTGTTTCCTACAACATGACGTTGGCAACCCTCAAAGTGTTCACTGGTTTACTTGGCAAAGTGGATACGCGGAAGGAAGCTCAAACCGTGAGTGATTATGTGCAACGCCTGAGAATTAAGACCCCCTCTATTTCTCAGACAGTTGAGAATTTGAGTGGTGGTAATCAACAGAAAGTACTCGTCGGGAAGTGGCTCATGACTCAACCCAAGATAATGATTTTGGATGAACCGACGCGTGGAATAGACGTAGGTGCCAAGGTGGAAATTTACAACTTGATCAACGAACTCAAGAAAAATGGCATTGCGATAATCATGATTTCTTCCGAACTACCTGAAATATTGGGAATATGCGACAGAATTCTGGTAATGCACGAAGGAAGAATTACAGGGTGTTTAGAAGATAACGAGGCCACGCAAGAAAAAATTATGCGTTATGCCATCAGTACGGGAGGTATGTATTTTGAAGCCAACTAA
- the rbsD gene encoding D-ribose pyranase: MKKTILINSRLSEVIASMGHTDTIAIADSGLPIPKGVERIDLALTRDIPRFLDTLRVILSELCVEEAIIATEMKEKSPETYAELLKILGNIPIKEVSHEELKVMTKECVAVVRTGEYTPYCNIILRSGVVF, translated from the coding sequence GTGAAAAAGACAATTTTGATCAACTCGAGACTGTCAGAAGTCATTGCCTCCATGGGGCACACAGACACCATAGCTATTGCAGACAGTGGCTTGCCAATACCTAAAGGTGTTGAAAGAATAGATCTGGCTTTAACTCGTGACATACCAAGATTCCTGGATACTTTAAGAGTTATACTCTCCGAACTTTGCGTGGAAGAAGCCATTATAGCCACTGAGATGAAGGAAAAGAGTCCTGAGACTTATGCAGAATTGCTCAAGATTTTAGGCAATATACCGATTAAGGAAGTCTCTCATGAAGAGTTAAAGGTTATGACTAAGGAATGTGTGGCAGTGGTCCGTACTGGCGAATACACGCCTTATTGCAACATCATCCTCAGATCAGGGGTGGTCTTCTAA
- the rbsK gene encoding ribokinase — translation MKAVVIGSMNMDFTMDVDHLPSKGETVPAVRLRTSPGGKGLNQAVALARLGAEVLMVGAVGNDASGKVLLGNLPKDRIPDFAIKTVDDSTGNAFITVDSQGNNTIVVYPGANYKLDMHWVESFKGEIESADFVVLQMEIPVETVIASIELAHNLNTKVVLNPAPALPLPDYVYTMVDLVIPNETELALLTGETNIVEGARKLLQMGANAVVVTLGSEGCFYKDANQEISVEGFKVNAIDSTAAGDAFIGGLLTALGRHEDIGTAMKFANAVGAITVTRPGAQESIPTYEEVEEFLRRREP, via the coding sequence ATGAAAGCCGTCGTTATCGGCAGTATGAATATGGACTTTACCATGGATGTGGACCATCTTCCTTCAAAGGGCGAAACTGTTCCAGCAGTTCGCTTACGTACGAGTCCGGGAGGAAAGGGTTTAAATCAAGCTGTTGCTTTAGCAAGGCTTGGTGCTGAGGTACTAATGGTGGGAGCGGTGGGCAACGACGCTTCAGGCAAAGTACTCCTTGGCAATCTGCCTAAAGACCGTATTCCAGATTTCGCCATAAAGACGGTGGATGATTCCACTGGCAATGCTTTCATTACTGTGGATTCACAGGGAAATAACACCATAGTTGTCTACCCAGGTGCGAATTACAAGTTAGATATGCATTGGGTTGAATCGTTCAAAGGTGAAATTGAGTCAGCAGATTTTGTAGTTTTGCAGATGGAAATCCCTGTTGAAACCGTTATAGCTTCTATTGAACTGGCACATAACTTGAATACGAAAGTGGTATTGAACCCTGCACCTGCTTTGCCTCTCCCTGATTATGTTTATACTATGGTCGATTTAGTAATCCCGAATGAAACTGAGCTTGCTTTATTAACAGGGGAGACCAACATAGTTGAAGGGGCAAGAAAACTGCTACAGATGGGAGCGAATGCAGTTGTTGTTACTCTGGGCTCAGAAGGTTGTTTCTACAAAGATGCAAATCAGGAGATCTCCGTGGAGGGCTTTAAGGTTAATGCCATAGATTCAACGGCCGCAGGGGATGCTTTCATCGGTGGTTTGCTAACGGCTTTAGGTCGGCACGAAGACATTGGAACTGCTATGAAATTTGCAAACGCGGTTGGTGCAATAACGGTAACTAGGCCCGGAGCCCAGGAATCCATACCCACATATGAGGAAGTGGAGGAATTTCTCAGGAGGAGAGAACCGTGA
- a CDS encoding LacI family DNA-binding transcriptional regulator: MATIKDVARLANVSITTVSRVINNKPEGVSEETRQRVLQVMEHLNYQPNRVARGLVTRRTNTLGLILPDITNPFFPEIARAVEDTANKHGYNIILCNTDDRSDKEELYIRVLKSKCVDGIVFTSSSMPVFKHVKQLRDYKMPFVLLDRHFYDEKLPGVYTDGYEGMYEITRYVLEMGHRKIAYIGGPHESPNSMYRYAGFEQALKDFGLVLDKELMVEGNYKISGGSEGVLELLKRGRDFTAVVCANDLMAIGAMEVLKGAGFRIPEDVSITGFDDIPMAKYVEPKLTTVAQPCYKMGEVATELLIKLIEGKTVEDTVITLKPKLIIRNSVKKVI, from the coding sequence ATGGCGACCATTAAGGACGTTGCAAGATTAGCAAATGTCTCCATTACCACGGTCTCCAGAGTCATTAACAACAAGCCCGAAGGGGTCAGTGAGGAGACCAGACAAAGAGTTTTGCAGGTAATGGAGCACTTGAATTACCAACCCAACAGGGTTGCCAGAGGTCTAGTAACCAGAAGAACGAACACTTTAGGCCTTATCCTTCCAGATATTACAAATCCCTTTTTCCCAGAGATTGCAAGAGCCGTAGAAGACACAGCAAATAAACACGGCTACAATATTATCCTTTGCAACACTGATGACCGCAGTGATAAAGAAGAACTTTATATCAGGGTACTGAAGTCGAAATGTGTCGACGGCATAGTCTTCACAAGTAGCAGCATGCCTGTGTTCAAGCACGTGAAACAATTAAGAGATTACAAGATGCCATTTGTTTTACTGGATCGCCACTTTTATGATGAGAAATTGCCTGGCGTGTATACCGACGGTTATGAAGGCATGTACGAAATCACACGCTATGTTCTTGAAATGGGTCACAGGAAAATTGCTTACATAGGTGGACCACATGAGAGCCCTAACTCCATGTACAGATATGCAGGTTTTGAGCAGGCTTTGAAAGATTTTGGATTAGTCTTAGATAAAGAGCTTATGGTAGAAGGGAACTACAAGATTTCTGGAGGTAGTGAAGGCGTATTAGAGCTTCTTAAAAGGGGAAGGGACTTTACTGCTGTAGTTTGTGCTAATGACCTCATGGCTATTGGTGCCATGGAGGTACTTAAAGGGGCAGGTTTTCGAATTCCTGAGGACGTTTCTATTACTGGATTTGATGACATACCCATGGCCAAATATGTAGAACCAAAGCTAACTACTGTGGCGCAACCTTGCTACAAGATGGGTGAGGTAGCAACTGAACTGCTAATCAAACTCATAGAGGGAAAAACAGTTGAAGATACGGTTATCACCTTAAAACCAAAGTTGATAATTAGAAATTCTGTTAAGAAGGTGATCTAA